One part of the Sorangiineae bacterium MSr11954 genome encodes these proteins:
- a CDS encoding AgmX/PglI C-terminal domain-containing protein: MTAQMRALAPEAGPKVLRIGLVQGGRIVHERVVKQRVSVTVGADDAAMFPILAEDMPSSGALFLLFERRGDDYYVNFTPEMTGRIALRGGIVALEALRREAPSVRLTEDARGRIVVGGSTFLFQFVPPPPAQPRPQLPLSATKGGVATEIDWQLTIVAAFSFLLHFGFIGAMYSDWMDPAVDEQIAVNGLIDSLKAVALPLPVETPPDSPRERSPLEMPPESKAESPSKTSKSPKDGDGSMSDRGAAALAREADAIQMQLLASLGGPSAVHGALGRGDVPLPDLSGVAGQASGVDTAGGLRVGSAGGGVIQPGRAGGGLAGIGRTGSSGIGERAGDAREVQGPKGAAQIGAPQTSVPVANAESVVAALRPKFRQCYQRYGLSVDPSMAGAVTIVTKVGPNGEVSAADPSGVSGLSNEVVSCIQRAVRNASFAAPGGTGGVIQIPIKFVQQR; the protein is encoded by the coding sequence ATGACCGCGCAGATGCGGGCGCTCGCGCCGGAGGCGGGGCCCAAGGTTCTTCGCATCGGGCTCGTGCAGGGCGGCCGCATCGTTCACGAGCGCGTCGTCAAGCAGCGGGTCAGCGTGACGGTGGGCGCCGATGACGCGGCCATGTTTCCCATTTTGGCCGAGGATATGCCATCGAGCGGCGCGCTCTTTCTCCTGTTCGAGCGCCGGGGCGACGATTACTACGTGAATTTCACGCCCGAGATGACGGGGCGGATCGCCCTTCGCGGGGGCATCGTCGCGCTCGAAGCGCTGCGTCGCGAGGCGCCGTCCGTGCGGCTCACGGAGGATGCCCGCGGGCGAATCGTGGTGGGTGGCAGCACCTTCCTCTTTCAGTTCGTGCCGCCTCCGCCTGCGCAACCGCGCCCGCAGCTTCCGCTGTCGGCCACCAAAGGCGGCGTGGCGACCGAGATCGATTGGCAGCTGACCATCGTCGCGGCGTTCAGCTTTCTGCTCCACTTTGGCTTCATCGGCGCCATGTATTCGGATTGGATGGATCCTGCCGTCGACGAGCAGATCGCGGTGAACGGGTTGATCGACTCATTGAAAGCGGTCGCCTTACCGCTCCCGGTGGAGACGCCGCCCGACAGCCCACGCGAGAGGTCGCCGCTGGAAATGCCGCCCGAATCGAAGGCGGAGAGCCCATCGAAAACATCGAAATCGCCCAAGGATGGCGATGGTTCGATGAGCGATCGAGGCGCCGCGGCCCTCGCGCGTGAGGCCGACGCGATCCAGATGCAGCTGCTCGCGAGCTTGGGCGGTCCATCGGCCGTGCACGGCGCGCTCGGGCGGGGCGACGTTCCGCTCCCGGATTTGAGCGGTGTCGCGGGCCAAGCATCGGGCGTCGATACGGCCGGAGGGCTTCGCGTCGGCAGCGCGGGCGGCGGCGTGATCCAGCCGGGGAGGGCTGGCGGGGGGCTCGCGGGGATTGGCCGGACCGGGAGCAGCGGCATCGGGGAGCGCGCGGGCGATGCGCGGGAGGTTCAAGGCCCAAAGGGCGCCGCGCAAATTGGCGCGCCGCAAACCTCCGTACCCGTGGCCAACGCCGAGAGCGTGGTGGCGGCGCTTCGGCCCAAGTTTCGTCAGTGCTACCAGCGCTATGGCCTCTCCGTCGATCCGAGCATGGCCGGCGCCGTGACGATCGTGACGAAGGTGGGACCCAACGGCGAGGTGAGCGCCGCCGATCCCTCCGGCGTCTCGGGTCTTTCGAACGAAGTCGTAAGCTGCATTCAGCGCGCGGTGCGCAATGCGTCCTTCGCCGCGCCGGGTGGTACGGGCGGGGTGATCCAGATCCCGATCAAATTCGTGCAACAGCGCTGA
- a CDS encoding MHS family MFS transporter: protein MKVEPAAVRSKSAFAKVVGAGVAGTTIEFYDFFVYGSAAAIVFNKVFFPNTEPLVGALLALSTYAMGFLARPLGGVVFGHFGDRLGRRRTLMVSLVIMGGATVAIGLIPSYATIGVAAPILLTVLRLVQGLALGGEWGGAVFLIAEHGDERRRGFWSSWPQTGGPLGNLLATGVLSSMSSFVTDEAFLRWGWRIPFLASALLVLFGLWLRHAVEESPIFVELQSEARASVAAQAAAEPAPLRTVLARHKRAVLISAMAAVGEKATYYTFSIFLLTYLVEVLHLPKQIGLTAVLIASGFQAAGVLVGGWASDVLGRRRINVLLAILIAGWAFVGLPFVDRGTFGSVLLAVLVGLSLHGLLAGSQSAFFAELFPSTVRYTGASLGYQLASVIGGSAVPLLGVALLRDYHSTTPIALLLAGTLTSTGLAFVLSGETQTRDLRSIDS from the coding sequence ATGAAGGTCGAGCCAGCCGCAGTGCGTTCGAAATCGGCATTTGCCAAGGTCGTCGGCGCGGGCGTCGCGGGGACCACCATCGAGTTCTACGACTTTTTCGTCTACGGCTCCGCGGCCGCCATCGTGTTCAACAAGGTGTTCTTCCCCAACACCGAGCCGCTGGTGGGCGCCCTCTTGGCGCTCAGCACCTATGCGATGGGCTTCTTGGCGCGCCCTCTCGGCGGGGTCGTCTTCGGACACTTCGGCGATCGACTGGGCCGCCGCCGCACCTTGATGGTGAGCCTCGTCATCATGGGCGGCGCCACGGTGGCCATCGGCCTGATCCCCAGCTACGCGACCATCGGCGTGGCCGCGCCCATTTTGCTCACCGTGCTAAGGCTCGTGCAGGGATTGGCGCTCGGCGGCGAGTGGGGCGGCGCCGTATTTCTCATCGCGGAGCACGGCGACGAACGGCGCCGCGGCTTCTGGAGCAGCTGGCCGCAAACGGGCGGCCCGCTGGGCAACCTGCTGGCGACCGGCGTGCTCTCTTCGATGAGCAGCTTCGTGACCGACGAGGCGTTCCTTCGCTGGGGTTGGCGCATCCCCTTTCTCGCATCCGCCTTGCTGGTGCTGTTCGGCCTCTGGCTGCGCCACGCGGTGGAAGAGTCCCCCATCTTCGTGGAGCTGCAGAGCGAGGCCCGCGCGAGCGTTGCCGCCCAAGCCGCGGCGGAGCCTGCTCCCCTTCGAACCGTTCTCGCCCGCCACAAACGCGCGGTGCTGATTTCGGCCATGGCCGCCGTCGGGGAGAAAGCAACGTATTACACGTTCAGCATCTTCCTTTTGACGTATCTGGTCGAGGTCCTGCACCTGCCAAAGCAAATCGGCCTCACCGCCGTGCTGATCGCCTCGGGGTTCCAAGCTGCGGGCGTGCTCGTGGGCGGGTGGGCCAGCGATGTGCTCGGCCGCCGCCGCATCAACGTGCTGCTCGCGATCCTCATCGCCGGATGGGCCTTCGTCGGCCTCCCATTCGTCGACCGCGGCACCTTTGGCAGCGTGCTGCTCGCGGTCCTGGTCGGTCTCTCCCTTCACGGGCTGCTCGCCGGCTCCCAATCCGCCTTTTTCGCGGAGCTCTTTCCGAGCACCGTGCGCTACACCGGCGCGTCGCTCGGCTATCAGCTGGCGTCCGTCATTGGAGGCTCCGCCGTACCTCTCCTCGGCGTGGCCCTTCTACGCGATTACCACTCGACGACCCCCATCGCGCTTTTGCTGGCGGGCACGCTCACCTCGACCGGCCTCGCCTTCGTTCTCTCCGGCGAGACGCAAACGCGCGATTTGCGGTCGATTGACTCGTAA
- a CDS encoding beta-propeller domain-containing protein, whose protein sequence is MRKTQSLVWTAFFATVGSVSMAGCGDSKGGSFDDDPIETESINASLHRAKGCGDLLSDLKADLKFKVEQSINQQIRSLRRCLALYGEGGCAYGAYREGSMDSGGAGAPTNAGSGGDSKGGESATSYSQTNTQVKGVDEADFVKNDGNNIYVLHGRAFKVLKAWPAAELKEASTIDIEGQPSEMFVADGKVVIYSYVNGKAIFEAAGVKPKNNWRDYFYMGGGGVATDVGAGPSRGAPPAGDQGSGSFAPLTKITVLKLDGTTPQVAREVYFEGNYLDARRVGPHVRTVLQGFAYGPRIKYSYYELYPTPKPGENPYPKTVSETIAALGRLRAENVATIDASTLTDYLPYTFVKNGSAVSAQTVACEDFYVPTVGSTQSGIVDVASLDLDNPNATPKETVILGQADTVYGGLDTIYLASHGWSAPSFPWGGGGSITKSDGPALPVRSVGGARTHLHKFEFKTDPKFPNYQASGTVKGFVKNQFSLDDKDGYLRIATTESHQYFDARGRAFWPTFALDANGELTPDSQARVWPRSTNQVAVLAQNGASLNVVGKADDLAPNESIFSVRFAGSRGYVVTFRRVDPLFVFDLASPTNPKLLGALKIPGFSEYMHPIDENHILTIGRDADQTGRTRALQLQVFDVSDGAHPVQKHVFTYNGSEYGSTDAEYDHKAFTYFAEKKLLAFPYYAYGQASGVKSTLELFKIDVGAGISKVGSIDQSALVAGNPQGYCSGYYRPSVRRGIFMANQETEYVYSVSYGGVVVKNAKDLSATVSSLALSAPWSNPGYGKPCY, encoded by the coding sequence ATGAGAAAGACCCAATCGCTGGTTTGGACGGCTTTTTTTGCGACCGTTGGATCCGTGTCCATGGCCGGGTGCGGGGACTCCAAAGGAGGGTCGTTCGACGACGATCCGATCGAAACGGAGAGCATCAACGCATCGCTCCATCGCGCCAAGGGGTGCGGCGATCTGCTTTCGGATCTGAAGGCCGACCTGAAGTTCAAGGTGGAGCAGTCCATCAACCAGCAAATCCGCTCGCTCCGGCGGTGCCTTGCCCTCTACGGCGAGGGCGGCTGCGCGTACGGCGCCTATCGAGAAGGCTCCATGGATTCCGGCGGGGCCGGCGCGCCCACCAACGCGGGCTCGGGCGGCGACAGCAAGGGCGGCGAGAGCGCCACGTCCTATTCCCAGACGAACACCCAAGTCAAAGGGGTCGACGAAGCCGATTTCGTCAAGAACGACGGCAACAACATTTACGTGCTCCACGGGCGCGCGTTCAAAGTGCTCAAGGCGTGGCCGGCCGCGGAGCTGAAAGAGGCCTCGACGATCGACATCGAAGGACAGCCCTCCGAGATGTTCGTCGCGGACGGCAAGGTCGTCATCTATTCGTATGTCAATGGCAAGGCCATCTTCGAAGCGGCGGGCGTCAAGCCCAAGAACAACTGGCGCGACTATTTCTACATGGGGGGTGGCGGCGTGGCCACCGACGTCGGCGCGGGCCCGTCGCGCGGGGCGCCACCGGCTGGAGACCAGGGCAGCGGCTCGTTCGCGCCCCTCACGAAGATCACGGTGCTGAAGCTCGATGGCACCACGCCGCAGGTGGCCCGCGAGGTGTACTTCGAAGGGAACTACCTGGACGCGCGACGCGTGGGTCCCCACGTGCGCACGGTGCTCCAAGGCTTCGCGTACGGGCCGCGCATCAAGTACAGCTATTACGAGCTCTATCCGACCCCGAAGCCAGGTGAGAACCCCTATCCGAAGACGGTGAGCGAAACGATCGCCGCCCTCGGGCGCCTGCGCGCGGAGAACGTGGCGACCATCGACGCGAGCACGTTGACGGACTACCTGCCTTATACGTTCGTGAAGAACGGCAGCGCGGTGAGCGCGCAGACCGTCGCCTGCGAGGACTTCTATGTGCCCACGGTGGGCAGCACCCAGAGCGGCATCGTGGACGTGGCCTCGCTCGATCTCGACAACCCGAACGCCACCCCCAAAGAGACGGTCATTTTGGGCCAAGCCGACACCGTGTACGGCGGGCTCGATACGATCTACCTCGCGTCCCACGGGTGGAGCGCGCCCTCCTTCCCCTGGGGCGGCGGCGGCAGCATCACCAAGTCGGACGGGCCCGCGCTCCCCGTCAGGTCGGTGGGCGGGGCCCGCACCCACCTGCACAAGTTCGAGTTCAAGACGGATCCCAAGTTCCCGAACTACCAAGCTTCGGGCACCGTCAAAGGCTTCGTCAAAAATCAATTTTCGCTCGACGACAAAGACGGTTATCTCCGGATCGCCACCACCGAGTCGCACCAATACTTCGACGCCCGCGGTCGCGCTTTCTGGCCGACCTTCGCGCTCGACGCCAACGGTGAGCTGACCCCCGATTCGCAGGCGAGGGTGTGGCCGCGCTCCACGAATCAAGTGGCGGTGCTCGCGCAGAACGGCGCGTCGCTGAACGTGGTGGGCAAAGCCGACGATCTCGCCCCCAACGAGTCGATCTTCAGCGTGCGCTTCGCGGGCTCGCGCGGCTATGTGGTGACCTTCCGCCGCGTCGATCCGCTGTTCGTGTTCGATCTCGCGTCGCCCACCAACCCCAAGCTCCTCGGGGCGCTGAAAATTCCCGGCTTCAGCGAGTACATGCACCCGATCGACGAGAACCACATCTTGACCATCGGCCGCGACGCCGATCAAACGGGCCGGACGCGCGCGCTCCAGCTCCAGGTCTTCGACGTGAGCGACGGCGCGCACCCCGTGCAGAAGCACGTCTTCACGTACAATGGCAGCGAGTACGGGTCGACCGACGCCGAATACGATCACAAGGCCTTCACGTACTTCGCCGAGAAGAAGCTCTTGGCCTTCCCGTATTACGCGTATGGGCAAGCGAGCGGCGTCAAGAGCACGCTCGAGCTCTTCAAGATCGACGTGGGCGCGGGCATCAGCAAGGTCGGGAGCATCGATCAGTCGGCGCTCGTGGCGGGCAATCCGCAAGGCTATTGCAGCGGCTATTACCGTCCGTCCGTGCGCCGCGGGATCTTCATGGCGAACCAGGAGACGGAGTACGTGTACAGCGTTTCCTACGGCGGGGTGGTGGTGAAGAACGCAAAGGACTTGAGCGCCACGGTCTCGAGCCTCGCGCTCTCGGCGCCCTGGTCCAACCCGGGGTACGGCAAGCCGTGCTACTGA
- a CDS encoding class I SAM-dependent methyltransferase has protein sequence MVSKPHVSDTAPKRPSRTAESHALPLDVQRYLEMARRTGGPILELCGELGCVAIPLARAGYRVVTVDISKGALKRLQANLDRESREVGQRVYVLPDMARLKLEESAFPLAVMASNALLDIANFDERQEVLDAIARHLVPGGVLVLDVVNPIALHAAGGPIFRLEIELMLESAGLSLASIEGGHQREPYTARSPQMFVVATKQ, from the coding sequence ATGGTTTCGAAGCCGCACGTGAGCGACACCGCGCCCAAGCGTCCATCCCGGACGGCGGAGTCCCACGCCCTACCATTGGACGTCCAGCGCTATTTGGAAATGGCGCGGCGCACGGGCGGCCCCATTCTCGAGCTATGCGGCGAGCTCGGATGTGTCGCGATACCGCTGGCGCGCGCGGGCTACCGCGTGGTGACCGTGGATATTTCCAAGGGTGCGCTGAAGCGCCTTCAGGCGAACCTCGACCGCGAGTCGCGTGAAGTCGGGCAGCGCGTTTACGTGTTGCCGGATATGGCGCGACTCAAGCTCGAAGAGAGCGCGTTTCCGCTGGCCGTCATGGCGTCCAATGCCCTCCTCGACATTGCAAACTTCGACGAGCGGCAAGAGGTGCTCGATGCCATCGCGCGCCACCTCGTGCCGGGCGGCGTGCTGGTGCTCGACGTGGTGAATCCCATCGCGCTCCATGCCGCTGGCGGTCCGATATTTCGGCTCGAGATTGAGCTCATGTTGGAGAGCGCGGGGCTCTCTCTGGCATCGATCGAGGGAGGGCATCAGCGCGAACCATACACCGCGCGAAGCCCCCAGATGTTCGTCGTAGCCACCAAGCAGTGA